The genomic segment agagagagagagagaaacatcagtgatgagagagaatcattgattggcggcctcctgcacactccacactggggatcaagcccacaacatgtGTCCTCACtgggagtcaaacctgggacccttcagtctgcagcccaatgctctatccactgagccaaaccagctagggccttatgtatttttaataatgtttcaaTTCTGATATTTCAATTCCTCTGGACATTCAAAAGGATGATTTAAttgtcttatttaaaaactagaggcccggtgcacaaaattcatgcacggagggagggtgggggggggaaatccctcagccccgcctgcaccctctcgggatccctatgggatcgggcctaaaacggcagtcggacatccctctcgcaatccaggaccactggctcctaaccactcgcctgcctgatcacccctaactgcctctgcctgcctgcctgatcgcccgtaactgttcacctgccagcctgatcactcttaactgcctctgcctcagcccccgcacccgggacccaggctttcctcctctGGCCGGCCGAAGGCATCCAGGACCCCGGGTGACTTTGCCTGgaccctggctttgtcaggaaggacgtacAGAATACGTCAGgtatatctggtctaattagcatattacccttttattaatatagatgtgaatattttctttttgttgttaatcctcaccggaggatattttccccccattgattttttaagtgagagtggaaaggagggagggagggagggagggagggagggagggagggagggagacagaaagagagaaacatcgatgtgagagagacacatcgattggttgcatccCGCACATGTTccatcctgcaacccaggtatgtgcccttgaccagaatggaaccagagaccctcagtctgagggccaatgctctaaccactgagcaaaaataGCTAGGGCTAAAATGTGAGTATTTTCAATATGCCAGGAATTACATCcttgaaataatttcaattaaTGATGAAAAAATTTAGATGCTtacttaaaaatatgtgaaaagtaCAAACTTCTAAAAAATTGTTTCCTGGAGTATAGGTGCAGAAATTTTAGACAGCTGCTCTAAACTATCCAAGTGTCCCCTCCACAGTTCCCAACAGTCCCACctccccccatcttccctctcacCTCCTTGCCAGGGTAAGAGGATGTTTATAGAAAAGGTGGTCACAATTCCAGCTCTTCCTCCTTCTGAGGTGTTCCCAGAAGCCATTCCCCAAATGTTGCCCATGGCAGCGGCCACAGGAGCTTATAAAGAGCCTCCAGCATCAGTAGTGTCAGAAAGAGGGCCAGAAATATAAAGAAGGCCTTGTCCAAGGCCTGACGTAGGGGACCCCTGGGAGGAGAAGGTCCCTGGGCAAAAGCCAGGAACACATCCTCTTCGCCCACATAAccctcctcctctgccatcccAACCTACAGCCTGACAGCTGGCTGGATCAGGAGGCTGGGATGGACGCCTTGCTCAGCAAGGCCAGGATTAAGGGGCGTGGTGGCTCCAGGTCCTGCACCTGCCTGGCTTGACCttaattccagagagagagagagagagagagagagagagagagagaactggggacagtgaaacagggAAGGGCTTAGGGTAGAAGAAcagaagaagcagcaggagagccggcggggctgctctggctcactgggaagtcagagaaagggggccttggaTACACGTTCTAGGATGAGCTgctctgcccattgctcccctggttgcaagtccctTGGGAACCCTTAGAGTTTAGAAGATGCTCgtctgtgggggaagaagaaggggaggggaaggagcaggCATGCTCCTGGGGGGAGAGCACACCTGGGTGGGActccctctcttttaaaaaaatgtgtttttattgatttttagagagcgagagcaagggagagggagagagagagagaaacatctatgagagagagaaacatcaaccagctgcctcctgcatgctcccaacggaggtatgtgccctaacccggaatcaaactggtgacctcttggtgcatgggaggatgctcaaccaactgagccacaccggccaggcagggTGGGACTCTTACTGAGGCTGGTGGGAACAAGAGTTGCAGAAGCGCAAGGTGaggtttataaataaaaataaataaattaattaaaaataacaaaaggagaagaggaaagaaagaccCTGATTGGTCAGCAGGGCGAGAGTGTATGATTGGGATTTAACCAGTTGGGGCAATAATAAGGAAGAGTGAGGTCCCGATCTGAGTTGCTGGTGGAAAATGTTATTCAAGAGGTTGTCGTAGAGCAAGGGTGGAAGGCTTTTTCTGGACTCTGTTCCCCAGGCACTGACCTGAGGTTCATGAGGGAACTGATGCCCCGGTGGAGATCTAGGGCTCCTGGATAAGTGGTGTGGTGGGTGGGCAGCCAAGGAACAGGTGGTGGGGTAGTAGACTTCGTACCTGGAGCCTTTAGGGTCTCTTAGCTAAACTTCATTTTGACCTTAATAGGAGGACCTTGTTTACTTGGGTAAATTTTGTTGACCCCAAATAATACAAAGGat from the Eptesicus fuscus isolate TK198812 chromosome 10, DD_ASM_mEF_20220401, whole genome shotgun sequence genome contains:
- the SMIM40 gene encoding small integral membrane protein 40 is translated as MAEEEGYVGEEDVFLAFAQGPSPPRGPLRQALDKAFFIFLALFLTLLMLEALYKLLWPLPWATFGEWLLGTPQKEEELEL